One Polynucleobacter necessarius genomic window, ATACAGCTCAATACATTGACCACCAGGTTCTGGTAAGGAATCAATGACGTGTGCGTTGATTTCAAGAAGTCCAAGCTCAAATACTTGGAAGAGGCCCACAGGGCCGGCGCCAATAATGACTGCGTCAGCTTCTGTGGGTGGGTGCAAAACGATACTCTTGGGTGATTAAATTACTTTACGAGCTGATCCAGTTTATTTTTAACGTCTTTCCACTCATCAGCATCTGGAAGAGCTGCTTTGGATTTGGTGATCGACGTCCATGACGGCGCGAGTTCGGCATTCAGCTTAATGAACTCTTGTTGATCGCCAGGTACATCATCTTCTGCGTAAATAGCATTGACGGGGCACTCAGGAACGCAAACGGCGCAGTCGATGCACTCATCCGGATCGATCACTAGGAAATTAGGGCCTTCACGAAAGCAATCAACTGGGCAAACATCAACGCAGTCGGTGTATTTGCAGCGAATACAAGATTCAGTAACAACGTAAGTCATGGTGTTTAATCGAATTAGCCCGCGATTAAGGGTTATTAGGTTATAAAACATTAATTTTAGCCGAAATGCCCTCATTTACTGAGGTAAAGTTTCCCCTTATGAATACCCACAAAATACCCAAACTACCCCCCAAAACGCCTCTCAGAAGCCCAAAATCTTGGTTGCCAGGGCTATTTTTCCTGAAGCGTTGGCAAAACTAAAAGAATCGTTTGAGGTGCTGGCAAACCAGGAAGACCAGATCTTGAAGCCCTGAGGAGTTACAAAATGCGCTCTCAGGCGTGGCGGTGCATTAGTTGCAGGAAGTAAACGCATAGACGCAAATGCTTTAGCAATGGCCAAAGATTTAAAAATCGTTCCCAACATTTCAGTGGGCTATAACAATTTTGATGTATCTGCCATTACTGCGGCTGGTGTCATGACAACCAATACACCCGATGTGTTGACCGATACTACCGCTGACTTTGGTTTTGCTTTGCTCATGGCAACAGCGCGGCGTATCACCGAATCAGAGCATTGGGTGCGCGCTGGCCATTGGGACAAATGGTCGATTGTGAATAACCCACTCGGTATGGATTTGCATCACAGCACAATCGGCATCATTGGTATGGGACGGCATTGGACAGGGTGTTGCTAAACGAGCATTGGGTTTTGGCATGAATGTGATTTATCACAATCGCAGTCGTTTATCGGAAGCGGATGAGAGGGCATGTGGCGCACGCTACGTATCAAAAGAAGAAATTACTACGAACTGTGGATCACGTGGTCCTGGTATTGCCATATACCGCCGAAAGCCATCACACCACTGGAGCTGAAGAGCTTGCCTTCATGAAACCCACGGCAACCC contains:
- the fdxA gene encoding ferredoxin FdxA, translated to MTYVVTESCIRCKYTDCVDVCPVDCFREGPNFLVIDPDECIDCAVCVPECPVNAIYAEDDVPGDQQEFIKLNAELAPSWTSITKSKAALPDADEWKDVKNKLDQLVK